A stretch of Eleutherodactylus coqui strain aEleCoq1 chromosome 2, aEleCoq1.hap1, whole genome shotgun sequence DNA encodes these proteins:
- the GPR22 gene encoding G-protein coupled receptor 22 isoform X1, translating into MRAKWTHATQFKRMLFPFMLETNMQSDANITVRDEINDVSSNMYRPLSYPLSFQVSLTCFLMLEIVLGLGSNLTVLVLYCMKSNLINSVSNIITMNLHVLDVIICVGCIPLTIVILLLPLESNGALICCFHEACVSFASVSTAVNVFAITLDRYDISVKPANRILTMGRAVILMTSTWIVSFFSFLIPFIEVSFFSFQSENQWENKTLLCVSTNEYHTELGMYYHLLVQIPIFFFTIVVMLITYSKILQALNIRIGTRFSTGQKKKIRKKKTISMATQHETTDISQSSGGRNVVLGVRTSVSVIIALRRAVKRHRERRERQKRVFKMSLLIISTFLFCWTPISLLNTTILCLGPSDLLVKLRLCFLVMAYGTTIFHPLLYAFTRQKFQKVLKSKMKKRVVSIVEADPMPNNAVIHNSWIEPKRSKQLTTDDNEARQKCLAPQVVTD; encoded by the exons ATGAGAGCAAAATG GACTCATGCCACCCAATTCAAAAGGATGCTTTTCCCCTTCATGCTGGAAACCAACATGCAGTCTGACGCCAATATAACAGTCCGCGATGAGATTAATGACGTCAGCAGCAACATGTACAGACCGCTGTCATATCCGCTTAGCTTCCAAGTCTCCCTCACTTGTTTCCTCATGCTGGAAATTGTCCTGGGCCTTGGAAGTAACCTAACCGTACTGGTTCTTTACTGTATGAAGTCCAACCTTATCAACTCTGTCAGCAACATTATTACTATGAACCTCCATGTTCTTGATGTGATAATATGTGTAGGATGTATCCCTCTAACTATTGTAATCCTACTCCTGCCGCTGGAGAGCAATGGCGCTCTGATTTGCTGCTTCCATGAAGCATGCGTCTCATTTGCCAGTGTTTCCACTGCTGTCAATGTCTTTGCTATTACTTTGGACCGTTACGACATTTCCGTCAAACCAGCCAACCGCATCTTGACCATGGGCCGTGCAGTTATATTGATGACATCAACATGGATAGTATCCTTCTTTTCTTTCCTGATTCCTTTCATTGAAGTCAGCTTTTTCAGCTTCCAAAGTGAAAACCAGTGGGAGAACAAAACACTGTTGTGTGTTAGTACAAACGAATATCATACTGAACTTGGGATGTACTATCACCTTCTGGTTCAAATTCCCATTTTCTTTTTCACGATAGTTGTGATGTTAATCACATACAGCAAAATTCTTCAAGCCCTCAACATTCGTATAGGCACAAGGTTTTCAACGGGGCAAAAGAAGAAAATacgaaagaaaaaaactatttccaTGGCTACGCAACACGAGACAACGGATATATCGCAAAGCAGTGGAGGTAGAAACGTGGTGCTTGGCGTGAGGACTTCCGTATCTGTTATAATTGCCCTACGCCGAGCCGTGAAGAGGCACAGGGAAAGAAGGGAAAGGCAAAAAAGGGTCTTCAAGATGTCACTGCTAATCATTTCAACCTTTTTGTTTTGTTGGACGCCCATTTCCTTATTGAATACAACTATTTTATGTCTTGGCCCAAGTGACCTTTTGGTTAAGCTCAGATTGTGCTTTTTAGTCATGGCTTATGGAACCACCATCTTCCACCCTCTGTTGTACGCATTCACAAGACAAAAATTCCAAAAAGTTTTAaagagcaaaatgaaaaaaagagtgGTTTCAATTGTGGAAGCTGACCCCATGCCTAACAATGCAGTGATCCATAACTCATGGATAGAACCCAAGAGGAGCAAACAGTTAACAACTGATGACAATGAAGCTAGACAGAAATGTTTAGCACCTCAGGTGGTCACTGACTAG
- the GPR22 gene encoding G-protein coupled receptor 22 isoform X2, which translates to MLFPFMLETNMQSDANITVRDEINDVSSNMYRPLSYPLSFQVSLTCFLMLEIVLGLGSNLTVLVLYCMKSNLINSVSNIITMNLHVLDVIICVGCIPLTIVILLLPLESNGALICCFHEACVSFASVSTAVNVFAITLDRYDISVKPANRILTMGRAVILMTSTWIVSFFSFLIPFIEVSFFSFQSENQWENKTLLCVSTNEYHTELGMYYHLLVQIPIFFFTIVVMLITYSKILQALNIRIGTRFSTGQKKKIRKKKTISMATQHETTDISQSSGGRNVVLGVRTSVSVIIALRRAVKRHRERRERQKRVFKMSLLIISTFLFCWTPISLLNTTILCLGPSDLLVKLRLCFLVMAYGTTIFHPLLYAFTRQKFQKVLKSKMKKRVVSIVEADPMPNNAVIHNSWIEPKRSKQLTTDDNEARQKCLAPQVVTD; encoded by the coding sequence ATGCTTTTCCCCTTCATGCTGGAAACCAACATGCAGTCTGACGCCAATATAACAGTCCGCGATGAGATTAATGACGTCAGCAGCAACATGTACAGACCGCTGTCATATCCGCTTAGCTTCCAAGTCTCCCTCACTTGTTTCCTCATGCTGGAAATTGTCCTGGGCCTTGGAAGTAACCTAACCGTACTGGTTCTTTACTGTATGAAGTCCAACCTTATCAACTCTGTCAGCAACATTATTACTATGAACCTCCATGTTCTTGATGTGATAATATGTGTAGGATGTATCCCTCTAACTATTGTAATCCTACTCCTGCCGCTGGAGAGCAATGGCGCTCTGATTTGCTGCTTCCATGAAGCATGCGTCTCATTTGCCAGTGTTTCCACTGCTGTCAATGTCTTTGCTATTACTTTGGACCGTTACGACATTTCCGTCAAACCAGCCAACCGCATCTTGACCATGGGCCGTGCAGTTATATTGATGACATCAACATGGATAGTATCCTTCTTTTCTTTCCTGATTCCTTTCATTGAAGTCAGCTTTTTCAGCTTCCAAAGTGAAAACCAGTGGGAGAACAAAACACTGTTGTGTGTTAGTACAAACGAATATCATACTGAACTTGGGATGTACTATCACCTTCTGGTTCAAATTCCCATTTTCTTTTTCACGATAGTTGTGATGTTAATCACATACAGCAAAATTCTTCAAGCCCTCAACATTCGTATAGGCACAAGGTTTTCAACGGGGCAAAAGAAGAAAATacgaaagaaaaaaactatttccaTGGCTACGCAACACGAGACAACGGATATATCGCAAAGCAGTGGAGGTAGAAACGTGGTGCTTGGCGTGAGGACTTCCGTATCTGTTATAATTGCCCTACGCCGAGCCGTGAAGAGGCACAGGGAAAGAAGGGAAAGGCAAAAAAGGGTCTTCAAGATGTCACTGCTAATCATTTCAACCTTTTTGTTTTGTTGGACGCCCATTTCCTTATTGAATACAACTATTTTATGTCTTGGCCCAAGTGACCTTTTGGTTAAGCTCAGATTGTGCTTTTTAGTCATGGCTTATGGAACCACCATCTTCCACCCTCTGTTGTACGCATTCACAAGACAAAAATTCCAAAAAGTTTTAaagagcaaaatgaaaaaaagagtgGTTTCAATTGTGGAAGCTGACCCCATGCCTAACAATGCAGTGATCCATAACTCATGGATAGAACCCAAGAGGAGCAAACAGTTAACAACTGATGACAATGAAGCTAGACAGAAATGTTTAGCACCTCAGGTGGTCACTGACTAG